Proteins from a genomic interval of Cucumis melo cultivar AY chromosome 7, USDA_Cmelo_AY_1.0, whole genome shotgun sequence:
- the LOC127150354 gene encoding uncharacterized protein LOC127150354 → MCIGIVVGSRYLKNPEVLDKVGIGIKPPHGVLSKGPPRYGKFQCVAIPLYTWGDFFVLAIMKWSSLLSISPCRGIYRLKTEQSVFCLVCHTTQEILFRFCQNLLEQRSHICSNSLMYRHFCRFGRKISGLNVVI, encoded by the exons ATGTGCATTGGGATTGTTG TTGGTTCAAGATACTTGAAAAACCCTGAAGTGCTTGACAAAGTAGGAATAGGAATAAAGCCTCCTCATGGAGTTCTTTCGAAAGGACCTCCTCGCTATGGTAAG TTTCAATGTGTTGCCATACCGTTGTATACTTGGGGAGACTTTTTTGTTTTAGCTATTATGAAATGGAGTTCTCTTCTAAGCATTAGTCCATGCCGAGGAATTTATCGACTTAAAACTGAACAATCAGTTTTTTGCCTTGTTTGCCACACGACACAAGAAATACTGTTCAG gttttgccagAATCTATTGGAGCAACGAAGTCATATTTGCagcaattcattgatgtataggcatttttgtaggtttggtaggaaaatttctggtttaaatgtagttatttag